GTACTTCGATGTTATAGAAGGGGAGGGTCCGGTAGCAAAAAAAGGATCAACAGTTAAGGTTTGTTGGTAGTGGAAGTTAAGATCTCTTGTTTGACAAGTTTTTGGATGCTTGCCCTAGCTTATGCCATTGCAGGTGCACTTTGACTGCTTATACCGGGGTATCACGGCTGTGTCGAGTCGAGAATCTAAACTTTTAGCTGGAAATCGCATAATTGCTCAGGTTGTTTCCTTTTCCATTGATCTTTCAGAAGGAGCTTCCCTGCCCATATGTCGGCACCGTTCGTTGTCATCTTCATCATTGTTTTTCAAGAGAATTCATAGACATTCTAACCAAGCCAAAAAAATAAAGTTGTCATTCTTCAAAATAATATGAAACTATGCTGGGAAGTTCAGCAAAATTGTTTTTGCCCTCGTGCCCAGAATTTGGAAGCCTTCATTACCAAAAGAGATGAGTCTCAGCATCGTAAACTGCAGCCACGGCCAGCCAAATCCCCAATCCCTTGCAGTTTTCTTACAGATTATAGTATTTGAAATGCATGATTTGGTGATTTTCTTTTGTCTGACATACCCCTGGACCCTGACATCCAATATCCAATATCTTGCTCTTGCCTCTTTGCATATGCTGCTGTAATGCTTCTCTCTAATCTCATCAtcctacctttttttttttttttccacatctCAGCAGGAAGCTTGATGTCCAAGTGACTACAACTGCATAGGCATTTATCGCTTCTTTATGAAATTTCAAGGAACATGTGCCGTCCCCTGGATGGTCCTTACAATTGTTACTGACTGATGAAAACTCAACATAGCTTCTTTATGCACTGAGCACAAGCTTTCAAAGTTGAACCATATAgcattttctttcaaatattgACATCTTTGATAAATTCCTGACAAATACTTTGTTTTACTTTAATTAGCCTTATGAGTTCAAGGTTGGAGCTCCTCCTGGCAAGGAACGGAAACGTGATTTTGTAGACAACCCAAATGGTCTATTTTCTGCACAGGCTGCACCCAAACCTCCCCCAGCAATGTACTCAATAACTGAAGGGATGAAAGTAGGAGGGAAGGTGGAAACATCCTCTGTTCTCTTTATGTGTAGATTCAACACTAATTTTCCCATCTCTGTTTACATGAAAACATTTTGTCACTTTCACCATTCATTCAAAacacacatatattatatatacatataaattcaTTCTCTTATTGTGTTCAGAGGAAAGTGATTGTTCCTCCAGAGGCTGGATATGGAAAAAAGGGAATGAATGAGATCCCGGTAAACTCAGTGAGACAACAACACACTCATGTTGACTAATTTCTTGGGTTTTGCTGaaatagtttttttctttttttttatcaaaatcaCTAATTCATCACAATCTCTATTTTGCAGCCAGGTGCTTCATTTGAATTGAACGTCGAGCTCTTGGAACTAGTACCCCCAGAGGCAAAATAGGCAACTTTAGGTATCAGATGTTCAAGCTAATTGAAATTCCCACATCATTCTAGTTCTTTATCCTCTAGAAAAGGTTAGGAGTTTTTTGCCGAATGATTCTTTTGTTTGGGAACTACTGTTATGCCGATAGTCTTTATTTCCCATTTGTGTACATCTCAATCCACTGTATCTCACACTATTTCTCTTATCAGAAAAGTAGACACAAGTTGTAATCTGCCAGCCTGTGCAAGACAAGAACTTTCTTGACGTTTATCCTTTCCAAAGAACTCTCTTTTCCCCTTTTCTTGGGTGTTATTGTGGAACATTGCAATACATGGTTCCTGACTTCTTGTAATTGCTACAGCATTACTTCTGTTTTAAATTTTTTGGAGaggtcttgaatttggatttgtattggatttggataagatgtggtttaaaattatattaaaatttgtccaaatccactcaaatccaaatcgaaagttcaaaattcatgctcccaaacactattTAAGAAACTTCGTAACCCCTTCCAGTATGGGGTAATTTTTCTAGGATTAAAATTGAGCATGTGgagttttcatttttgaattGTGAAGAATGGGAATAAATTCTCCCTACAATTCTGCACAAATTTGAATCCGATCTCCCAACTAAACCTTGTGTTTGAAAGCATAGATTTCGAAACTTGTATTTAGACTTGTGCAGATTTGGACAAAAATgcagtataaaattgtattaattatcttgtaaattcacacaaatctaaatttaaacaTCGCTATTTATAGTCTCAAATACTATCTTTGTGTTTATATGGGCATGTGTGATTGCAAATTGAAGTACAAACCAAGAAAATTATAACATAGACAAATTAAGCTCTCATGTCAAGAAAAACCCTTGCCCCTAAACATTGCAGGAAACACAATATAAAGAGTTTAAAAGGGCTTTTTAGTTGTGTAAAACTATCGTaattgttgggaattaacaacaaattttcgaaacctgtgagaaacaaaatagggAAAGAAtatacactaaaaaaaaaaatcaatctcacgcacaagacagtatttacgtgattcggtaattttacctacatccacggaattgtagggatttcactattatcaaaaagaaaaatatagagagtgcgccAGTACAATACTCTCTCTTTCGCTCTCTTGCGAAGTGTGACCACTtgacctaatcacccaaaaacaatTATTTTTATATGTTGCACACAAGGTTCTGAATGGGTTACAAAACGGGCCCAATTGGGCCTTATTGCCCAATCTTTCGTTCCATGGACTAAATCTTACAATAGAAATCTCTTATTGAAAAAAAGTCCAACAGTCATTTCTCATTCTTAGTATTCAAGCGACTTGTTTAGataaaaaattttagttgaaaaaaaataaagcaaaggaaaataagaaggaaactcaTCTTCCACTATATTTTCCTTCTAtaccaaatactactaaaaatagaaatttattttaatatggttaaaattaagaaaaatcaaatgtataTTAtgtgtaaaatcatatttttattcattgatttgatagttttttatttttttttttatttttactttcctTTCCTTGATAGTCAAACATGAAAAAATGGATTCCTTCATATATTCTTTTCCTTTCcctaagatttttcaaattacaAACAAAACCTAAAGAAATACAAAATAtcactttatttttcaatttcaatatttgcatgtgaaatttggaaaatcttttaaattttcaagttatctgtataaatattgaaaatttgaaaaataaagtagcatttttaaattcttcaaaaaattataaatgaaaaataatctttattatatttttttgctttaaattttaaatcgTTCAAAAACATGGCGttggtttttaattttgatataaaaaagttaaaaatatatatttttattattatttaagctCCCCATGTAAATACTAAAAAAACAACAAAGCTTTTTATATTACCTTGAAAAAAATTGATGGTAGAAAAGTTGTTTTTTGTATCTTAATAGTCCATAAgaaccataaaaataaaaaataaaaaataaagtaattaaACTTTCAGTCAAATTGGAAGGTAAGAATTTAACATATTTCGGCAATTGATTCATTTGATTTAAATGGTTAAGGGTTTATTGTGTGAGTGTGTGTAAAGAAAAGGTCTTGTTTGGATATAGATTATGAATtttaagttttgaatttaaatttgtgtgaatatagataaaatttaatataattttatgttatattttttcttaaattgcAAAAACTCAAATTATAAGCTCGGATAAGAATTTTGTGAgagaaaaataacaaaaaaaactattttcatatatttttttatttttttattagaaaataaaattatctATGTTTgactaaaaatttagaaaatcaaaAGGCTGAGTTAAcatgtataaaaataattttttgtgattttttaattttcttttgtaagaaaacaataaaacatacacattgCTAACATGTTGTGCATTATAAAAGGGTAGTTCAGCTCCCACGTATGCGGGGGTCGGAAAGCGACGAACCACAATGGGTTTATAGTACGTAGTCTTACTTTGTATTTTTGTCAAAGACTGTTTTCACTCCTCAAACTTGTGACTTTCATATCACACGGTGACAACATGTTGTGCATTATCtattaatagtttttttttttttttgtcttaaaAGGGGaaacttcaaaatttttcaaacactGTCATCTTCTTGTCAAATTTAAAGTTATTATGACTATTTTATAATTGTTTCTCGCCTTTAACATCCAATTAGATGTGACTAACAATAATTTTCTTTCCTTGGATGATAATAGTAACATGGCCTTTAACTATCTTTCAAGTATATTTGAATATATTGAAACTTTTATTTTGGAGGTCTACTTAATAAAAGGTAGAAAGCCATTTTTGATGGGGATGGGCTATCTCTCTTATTTGTATAGCTCAAGTTGAATTGACCCTCTAGTggtaaaaaaaaatctatttcaaTTTTAATCTTGTTGAagacaaacttttttttttttttctctttgaaaaGTTCATAAACTCTAGCTATTTACAGCATAATTGATAATTTGAAATGATTAATCTGGCTAGTCTTAGTAATGCTTGGAGGTTGATCAGAATCAATGAGCAATCAAACAAACTT
The sequence above is a segment of the Malania oleifera isolate guangnan ecotype guangnan chromosome 8, ASM2987363v1, whole genome shotgun sequence genome. Coding sequences within it:
- the LOC131162233 gene encoding peptidyl-prolyl cis-trans isomerase FKBP18, chloroplastic isoform X3, encoding MDVLAFAFPTAMASSFFSSDTSIVKDHLLLCSKFPTSTNQTEPTSQVVSPKPILRRRTLLISVLPLSLISLPQPLKARERRNRQTIPLEDYLTSPDGLKYFDVIEGEGPVAKKGSTVKPYEFKVGAPPGKERKRDFVDNPNGLFSAQAAPKPPPAMYSITEGMKVGGKRKVIVPPEAGYGKKGMNEIPVNSPGASFELNVELLELVPPEAK
- the LOC131162233 gene encoding peptidyl-prolyl cis-trans isomerase FKBP18, chloroplastic isoform X4, whose product is MDVLAFAFPTAMASSFFSSDTSIVKDHLLLCSKFPTSTNQTEPTSQVVSPKPILRRRTLLISVLPLSLISLPQPLKARERRNRQTIPLEDYLTSPDGLKYFDVIEGEGPVAKKGSTVKPYEFKVGAPPGKERKRDFVDNPNGLFSAQAAPKPPPAMYSITEGMKVGGKRKVIVPPEAGYGKKGMNEIPPGASFELNVELLELVPPEAK
- the LOC131162233 gene encoding peptidyl-prolyl cis-trans isomerase FKBP18, chloroplastic isoform X2, whose amino-acid sequence is MDVLAFAFPTAMASSFFSSDTSIVKDHLLLCSKFPTSTNQTEPTSQVVSPKPILRRRTLLISVLPLSLISLPQPLKARERRNRQTIPLEDYLTSPDGLKYFDVIEGEGPVAKKGSTVKVHFDCLYRGITAVSSRESKLLAGNRIIAQPYEFKVGAPPGKERKRDFVDNPNGLFSAQAAPKPPPAMYSITEGMKVGGKRKVIVPPEAGYGKKGMNEIPPGASFELNVELLELVPPEAK
- the LOC131162233 gene encoding peptidyl-prolyl cis-trans isomerase FKBP18, chloroplastic isoform X1, translating into MDVLAFAFPTAMASSFFSSDTSIVKDHLLLCSKFPTSTNQTEPTSQVVSPKPILRRRTLLISVLPLSLISLPQPLKARERRNRQTIPLEDYLTSPDGLKYFDVIEGEGPVAKKGSTVKVHFDCLYRGITAVSSRESKLLAGNRIIAQPYEFKVGAPPGKERKRDFVDNPNGLFSAQAAPKPPPAMYSITEGMKVGGKRKVIVPPEAGYGKKGMNEIPVNSPGASFELNVELLELVPPEAK